One Doryrhamphus excisus isolate RoL2022-K1 chromosome 17, RoL_Dexc_1.0, whole genome shotgun sequence genomic region harbors:
- the scn1ba gene encoding sodium channel, voltage-gated, type I, beta a isoform X2, protein MCGAACVEVDSDTEAVANQGFKLGCISCKMRGEVKATATVTWLFKADGETDFSELYSYEGQRGEVIDPRFAERLHWKGSKHTDDLQDGSIYIVKVTYNDTGTYKCIFNRLLIYSNYVYETNHSKNITIRVVPRVTRGMASILSEVMMYVSIIGLQFWLVVEMIYCYRKISAAGEEALRESAAEYLAIASESKDNCAAVQVSE, encoded by the exons ATGTGCGGCGCGGCGTGCGTGGAGGTGGACTCGGACACGGAGGCGGTGGCCAACCAGGGCTTCAAGCTGGGCTGCATTTCCTGCAAGATGAGGGGGGAGGTGAAAGCCACGGCCACCGTCACCTGGCTCTTCAAGGCCGACGGCGAGACCGACTTCTCCGAA CTGTACAGCTACGAGGGGCAACGGGGTGAGGTGATAGACCCGCGTTTCGCCGAGCGTCTGCACTGGAAAGGCAGCAAGCATACGGACGACCTTCAGGACGGCTCCATCTACATCGTGAAGGTCACGTACAACGACACGGGAACGTACAAGTGCATCTTCAACCGCCTGCTCATCTACTCCAACTACGTCTACGAGACCAACCACAGCAAGAACATCACCATCAGGGTGGTGCCGCGAG tgacaCGGGGTATGGCGTCCATCCTGTCGGAGGTCATGATGTACGTGTCCATCATCGGCTTGCAGTTCTGGTTGGTGGTGGAGATGATCTACTGCTACAGGAAGATCTCTGCGGCTGGCGAGGAGGCGTTGAGGGAGAGCGC GGCGGAGTATTTAGCGATAGCGTCGGAAAGTAAAGATAACTGTGCAGCCGTGCAAGTATCAGAGTAG
- the scn1ba gene encoding sodium channel, voltage-gated, type I, beta a isoform X1: MSSWITSSLMLAPLVLLVALQAWMCGAACVEVDSDTEAVANQGFKLGCISCKMRGEVKATATVTWLFKADGETDFSELYSYEGQRGEVIDPRFAERLHWKGSKHTDDLQDGSIYIVKVTYNDTGTYKCIFNRLLIYSNYVYETNHSKNITIRVVPRVTRGMASILSEVMMYVSIIGLQFWLVVEMIYCYRKISAAGEEALRESAAEYLAIASESKDNCAAVQVSE; this comes from the exons ATGTCTTCGTGGATCACGTCGTCCCTGATGCTGGCACCTCTGGTCCTCCTCGTGGCGCTTCAAG CGTGGATGTGCGGCGCGGCGTGCGTGGAGGTGGACTCGGACACGGAGGCGGTGGCCAACCAGGGCTTCAAGCTGGGCTGCATTTCCTGCAAGATGAGGGGGGAGGTGAAAGCCACGGCCACCGTCACCTGGCTCTTCAAGGCCGACGGCGAGACCGACTTCTCCGAA CTGTACAGCTACGAGGGGCAACGGGGTGAGGTGATAGACCCGCGTTTCGCCGAGCGTCTGCACTGGAAAGGCAGCAAGCATACGGACGACCTTCAGGACGGCTCCATCTACATCGTGAAGGTCACGTACAACGACACGGGAACGTACAAGTGCATCTTCAACCGCCTGCTCATCTACTCCAACTACGTCTACGAGACCAACCACAGCAAGAACATCACCATCAGGGTGGTGCCGCGAG tgacaCGGGGTATGGCGTCCATCCTGTCGGAGGTCATGATGTACGTGTCCATCATCGGCTTGCAGTTCTGGTTGGTGGTGGAGATGATCTACTGCTACAGGAAGATCTCTGCGGCTGGCGAGGAGGCGTTGAGGGAGAGCGC GGCGGAGTATTTAGCGATAGCGTCGGAAAGTAAAGATAACTGTGCAGCCGTGCAAGTATCAGAGTAG